The following are encoded in a window of Carya illinoinensis cultivar Pawnee chromosome 15, C.illinoinensisPawnee_v1, whole genome shotgun sequence genomic DNA:
- the LOC122295889 gene encoding F-box/kelch-repeat protein At3g06240-like, translating into MLSRHLPEEMVTEILSRLPVKSLMRFRSVSKAWYALIRNPHFITKHHTFPISDHNGNHSRRVILERYRATIDTPRFSMHSNDTLEFSGDIHLIPQFFSEDINPVVFVGSCNGIVFVVGISSDRCHGGPEPDRAWEIGLLNPATRESKRLPFVPRPPDFCPMLFNFGFGIDLNTNDFKVVKIMYFDSPRHYQVEVYNLTTDSWRVIDASLNSAYFIATPYYPSYLNGFYYWLIRPVRSHRGHRLLLSFDMSNEMFREIMLPDDTRSLVGHIAIINDSVAVIFPAHGSNNVGFLLEYEIWVLNKSIVECSWTKLYTIGVPSRPLQFLDDGLIVLSGSHCDPQEKCLVLFDPRTRELKNLPIYDDGSEMFDLVSYRDSLVLVNGWRNVLEQQGTR; encoded by the coding sequence ATGTTGAGCCGCCATCTCCCAGAAGAAATGGTGACTGAAATTCTGTCGAGGCTGCCGGTAAAATCGTTGATGCGATTTAGGTCTGTGAGTAAAGCCTGGTATGCTCTCATCAGAAACCCTCATTTCATCACAAAGCACCACACTTTCCCCATTTCTGATCACAATGGCAATCACAGCCGTCGAGTCATCCTTGAGCGTTACCGAGCAACAATAGATACCCCACGTTTCTCCATGCACTCTAACGACACCCTGGAGTTTTCCGGCGATATACATCTCATCCCACAGTTTTTCTCAGAAGATATTAACCcagttgttttcgtcggatcctGTAATGGAATAGTTTTTGTTGTTGGTATTTCTTCAGACCGTTGCCATGGTGGTCCTGAGCCAGATCGGGCTTGGGAGATAGGGCTTTTGAATCCTGCAACCAGAGAATCAAAGAGGCTTCCGTTCGTTCCTCGCCCGCCTGATTTTTGCCCTATGCTTTTCAATTTCGGTTTCGGTATTGATCTCAACACCAATGACTTCAAGGTGGTTAAAATCATGTACTTCGATTCTCCGCGGCATTACCAAGTTGAGGTATACAACCTTACTACTGATTCTTGGAGAGTGATTGATGCATCCCTCAACTCAGCCTATTTTATTGCAACACCTTATTATCCTTCATACTTAAATGGATTCTATTATTGGTTGATTCGTCCTGTTCGTTCCCACAGGGGGCATCGTTTATTGCTTTCCTTTGATATGAGCAATGAGATGTTCCGGGAGATAATGTTGCCTGATGATACAAGATCTCTTGTTGGCCACATTGCCATTATCAATGACTCTGTAGCTGTGATTTTTCCTGCACATGGTAGTAACAATGTTGGATTTTTATTGGAGTATGAAATATGGGTGTTGAACAAGTCTATTGTTGAATGTTCTTGGACAAAACTATATACGATTGGAGTACCCAGTCGACCTTTACAGTTTCTGGACGACGGTTTGATTGTGCTTAGTGGCTCCCATTGTGATCCACAGGAAAAATGCTTGGTATTGTTTGATCCAAGAACACGAGAACTAAAGAATCTTCCAATATATGACGACGGCTCGGAAATGTTTGATCTGGTTAGTTACAGAGATAGCCTAGTTTTAGTTAATGGATGGAGGAATGTGCTTGAGCAACAAGGCACTCGATGA